The following are encoded in a window of Brevibacillus ruminantium genomic DNA:
- a CDS encoding PhoH family protein has product MHVKEEVKIPFTDASEALLLFGPHDAYLKIIEEKTNAKVISRSGEVLIAGDKPEVDKLSRLFAVLLQLIRRGIPLSERDVSYALQFLEQGEVEQLLHVYEEEVARTQKGKLIRAKTLGQRHYLAEIKRHDIVFGIGPAGTGKTYLAVVMAVTALKNGRVKKIVLTRPAVEAGESLGFLPGDLQEKVDPYLRPLYDALYDMLGVEQVAKMMERGLIEVAPLAYMRGRTLEDSFVILDEAQNTTPEQMKMFLTRLGFGSKMVITGDVTQIDLPKGKKSGLREAERILGPIPEVAFIRFQDADVVRHSLVQKIIEAYAKNEEDPSIR; this is encoded by the coding sequence TTGCACGTAAAAGAAGAGGTAAAAATCCCGTTTACAGATGCGTCTGAAGCACTTTTGTTGTTTGGGCCACATGATGCCTACTTGAAGATTATCGAGGAAAAAACCAATGCAAAAGTCATTTCACGCAGCGGTGAGGTTCTCATCGCCGGCGATAAGCCTGAGGTGGATAAGCTGTCTCGCTTGTTTGCCGTATTGCTTCAATTGATTCGCAGAGGCATTCCCCTCTCCGAGCGAGATGTCTCCTATGCGCTTCAATTTTTGGAGCAGGGTGAAGTGGAACAGTTGCTTCATGTATACGAGGAGGAAGTGGCACGTACGCAGAAAGGAAAGCTGATCCGGGCGAAAACACTGGGACAGCGTCACTATCTGGCTGAGATCAAACGGCATGATATCGTTTTTGGGATTGGTCCGGCAGGGACAGGGAAAACCTATCTGGCTGTCGTCATGGCAGTCACGGCTCTGAAAAATGGACGAGTCAAAAAAATCGTCCTGACCCGACCAGCTGTAGAAGCCGGAGAGAGTCTCGGTTTTCTGCCAGGTGATTTGCAGGAGAAGGTAGATCCTTACTTGCGGCCACTGTATGATGCCTTATACGATATGCTTGGCGTTGAACAAGTGGCCAAAATGATGGAGCGGGGACTGATCGAAGTAGCTCCGTTGGCATATATGCGGGGGAGGACCCTGGAGGACAGCTTTGTCATTCTTGACGAGGCGCAGAACACTACGCCTGAGCAAATGAAAATGTTTCTAACGAGGCTGGGCTTCGGTTCCAAAATGGTGATCACCGGGGACGTGACGCAGATTGACCTGCCGAAGGGGAAAAAGTCAGGTTTGCGCGAAGCTGAGCGCATTCTGGGGCCGATTCCGGAGGTGGCGTTCATCCGTTTTCAGGATGCCGATGTTGTGCGTCACAGCCTGGTACAGAAAATTATTGAAGCCTATGCCAAGAATGAAGAGGATCCAAGCATCCGATAA
- the yqfC gene encoding sporulation protein YqfC: MRRWSRRLRNLAVGVLDLPQDVVLEVPRITMIGHLQMYIENHRGVLHFTEKELRLLLTNGQLIVTGEQLVIRAILPEEVLLEGRIGGVKFLEKS; encoded by the coding sequence ATGAGGCGTTGGAGCCGCCGTTTGCGAAATCTGGCAGTAGGCGTGCTGGATTTACCGCAGGATGTGGTTCTCGAAGTCCCGCGCATCACGATGATTGGTCACCTGCAGATGTATATTGAAAACCATCGCGGAGTTCTCCATTTTACTGAGAAAGAGCTCCGTTTGTTGTTAACCAACGGTCAGTTGATTGTGACGGGAGAACAACTCGTGATCCGGGCCATTCTTCCCGAAGAAGTTTTGCTGGAAGGCCGGATAGGCGGCGTCAAGTTTCTAGAAAAGTCGTAA
- the yqfD gene encoding sporulation protein YqfD → MRNGLREWLSGHITITVRGKRFERFLNLAIRQGIRIWNIRKVGSEMSSCEILVHDFFHLRPLLKETGCRAHIQKREGFPFLLVSMRKRAGFFTGVALFCFGLYMLSSFVWEVEVQGTKRLHPRAVIHAAEQVGIKEGVWKVKLREPQELQREILKLVPQASWISVKIQGTKAVIQVVEKEEPEKPVPLSPRHLVAKKRAVVSTILPEVGKKMVSVNQVVNKGQLLISGVIGNDERQKVVSAQGTVKGEVWYVSDVTVPLQRTQHQLTGEKQTQQYLLIGPYALQVWPWRLEPFASAESTEDRFSPSIAGYSIPVGWKSITHAQVELITRQLNEEEAVALAKQAAREDILRKAGPDTVIRDEKVLHRKTENGKVYLSIHFSVIEDITEEQPIVALPQPPAPAP, encoded by the coding sequence ATGCGCAATGGACTGCGGGAATGGTTGAGTGGACATATCACGATCACGGTCCGTGGCAAACGCTTTGAGAGATTTCTCAATCTGGCCATTCGCCAGGGAATACGAATTTGGAACATACGCAAGGTAGGAAGCGAGATGAGCAGCTGTGAAATCCTCGTTCATGACTTTTTTCATCTTCGTCCGCTTTTAAAAGAGACGGGCTGTCGTGCTCATATCCAGAAGCGGGAAGGCTTTCCCTTTCTGCTAGTTTCGATGCGAAAGAGGGCGGGTTTCTTCACGGGAGTTGCTTTGTTTTGCTTCGGATTGTACATGCTCTCTTCGTTTGTTTGGGAAGTGGAGGTGCAGGGGACAAAGCGGCTGCATCCGCGAGCGGTGATTCATGCAGCAGAACAAGTGGGGATTAAAGAAGGGGTATGGAAGGTCAAACTAAGAGAACCGCAAGAGCTCCAGAGAGAAATCCTGAAGCTCGTTCCGCAAGCATCCTGGATCAGTGTAAAGATCCAGGGAACAAAGGCGGTCATCCAGGTGGTGGAAAAAGAAGAGCCGGAGAAGCCAGTCCCGCTCAGTCCACGTCATCTGGTGGCAAAAAAGCGGGCGGTTGTTTCTACCATTCTGCCCGAGGTTGGCAAAAAGATGGTTTCCGTCAATCAGGTCGTCAATAAAGGGCAACTGTTAATCTCCGGTGTGATCGGAAATGATGAACGGCAAAAGGTAGTATCCGCGCAAGGAACCGTTAAAGGGGAAGTTTGGTATGTCAGCGATGTGACGGTTCCGCTGCAACGTACCCAGCACCAGTTAACGGGTGAAAAACAAACGCAGCAGTACCTTTTGATCGGTCCGTATGCGCTGCAGGTCTGGCCCTGGAGGCTGGAGCCTTTTGCGAGCGCAGAGTCTACAGAAGACAGGTTCTCTCCGTCGATTGCCGGTTACTCCATACCTGTCGGTTGGAAGAGCATCACACATGCTCAAGTGGAGTTGATCACCCGCCAACTGAATGAAGAAGAAGCGGTCGCTTTGGCAAAACAGGCAGCACGTGAGGACATTTTGCGAAAAGCGGGTCCTGACACTGTCATTCGTGATGAAAAAGTTTTGCACCGCAAGACAGAGAATGGTAAAGTTTACTTGAGCATTCATTTTTCTGTCATCGAAGACATTACAGAGGAACAGCCGATTGTGGCCTTGCCGCAGCCGCCTGCTCCAGCTCCCTAA